CACCTCGCGCGGCGCGGCGTCGTCGATCGCGCGCACGGCGGCGCGGCTCCCCGAGCCGCCGAGGTCGATCCCCAGCACCTGGTCCGTCATGTCGTCGCGTCCCCCTCCGCGTCGGCCAGCGTCCTCATCGCCTCGCGCACCGAGCCGCGCGCGCCGGCGAGCGCGCCGCGTGCGGTCCCCGCCGGCACCTCCGCGAGCGTCGCGACGATCGCGACCCGCAGCTCGCCCGAGGCGTCCTCGAGCGCGGATGCGGCCGCCGCCGCCCCGAGGCCGGTCGCCTCGCGGAGGATGCGCAGGCTCCGCGCCCGCAGCTTGTCGTTGCTCGCGTCGACCGCGACCATGAGGTTCGAGTGGACCCGCCCGAGCCGGACCATGAGCGCCGTCGAGAAGGCGCCCAGCAGCACCTTCTGCGCCGTGCCGGCCTTCATGCGGGTGGAGCCGGTGACGACCTCGGGCCCGGTGTCGAGGAGCACGTGCCGGTCGGCCTCCGCCGCGAGCGGAGCCGCCGGGTCGTTCGAGACGAGCACCGCGAGCGCGCCGGCCGCCCGAGCCGCCCGCAGCGCCCCGCCGACGTAGGGCGTGCGGCCGGACGCGGCGATCCCGACGACGACGTCGCCCGCGCCGATCCTCGCCGTGCCGATGAGCGCGGCGCCCGCCTCGGCGTCGTCCTCGGCCCCTTCGACGGCCCGCAGGATCGCGTGCTCGCCGCCCGCGAGGTGGGCGGTCACGATGCCCTCCTCGAGCGAGTAGGTGGGCCGCAGCTCGGCGGCGTCGAGAGCCGCGAGCCGCCCGGAGGTCCCGGCGCCGACGTAGTGGACGCCGCCGCCCGCGCGCACCCGGAGCGCCGCCTCCTCGACGAGCGCCGCGAGCTCGTCGCGGACGGCCTCGACGGCGGCGAGCGCGACCCGGTCCTCGGCGCCGATCAGCGCGAGGATGCCGGCCGCATCCAGCTCGTCGAGCCCGCGGCTGGCGTCGAGCCGGCGCTCGGTCGGGGGCAGCTCGCGCTCAGCCCCCGACGGCATCGCGGTGCTCCCACGCGAAGCGGTAGTAGGCGGCGTTCGCGAGCCGCGAGGCCGCGGCCTCGTCGACGATCGCGGTGACCTCGGGGTGCAGCTGCAGCGCGGAGCCGGGCACGGATGCCGTGACGGGACCCTCGAGCGCGGCCGCGACCGCCTCCGCCTTCGCCTCGCCCCAGGCGAGGAGGACGGCGTGCCGGGCGTCGAGGATCGTCCCGAGCCCCTGCGTGAGGCAGTGCCTCGGCACCTCGTCGACGGAGTCGAAGAAGCGCGCGTTGTCGAGGCGCGTCTGCTCGGCGAGCGTCTTGATGCGGGTGCGGGAGGCGAGCGAGGAGCCCGGCTCGTTGAAGCCGATGTGGGCGGTGCGCCCGATGCCGAGCACCTGGAGGTCGATGCCGCCGGCCTCGCGGATGGCGGCCTCGTAGCGCACCCCCGCTTCCTCGAGCGGCCCCCCGTCGTCGCCGGGCACGCGCACGCGGGCCGGGTCGAGGCCGAGCACCTCGACGATCTCGCGCACGACGACCGCCTGATACGACTCGGGGTGGCCGTCCGGCAGCCCGAGGTACTCGTCGAGCGCGAAGCCCGAGACCCGCGAGAGGTCGAGCCCGGCGCCCGCGAGCGAGCGCCAGGTCGTGAGGGGCGTGGATCCGGTGGCGAGCCCGAGGACCGCCTCCGGCTTGCGCCGGACGAGGGAGGCGATGAGGGAGGCGGCGAGCGCGCCGCCCTCCTCCGCGTCCCGGACGATGACGACCTCGGCCATCAGCTCACCCCCACGAGCGCGGCGCCGACGGCCGCGGCCGGGAAGCCGGCGGGCACGAGCTGCACCCGGCCGGGCAGCTCGAGCATGCGGAGGAAGGCGGAGTCGGCCGCCCAGCCCTCGAGGACCCGGCGGACGTCGCCGAGGAGCGCGTCGCCGAGCGAGGTGAGCCCGCCGCCGATCACGACCCGGTCGACGTCGACCGTGAGCACGAGCAGTCGCACGGCCGCCGCGACGTTCGCGGCGAGCCGGTCGCGCACCTCGGCCGCCGCCGCATCCCCCTGCTCGGCGGCGCGGTAGAGCGCGACGACGGGCCGCGGCTCGTCGCTCGGCCACTGCCGGGCGATGCCCGAGCCGGAGGCCATGAGCTCGAGGCAGCCGCGCTGCCCGCACGGGCAGACGGGGCCGGCCGGGTCGACCGGGATGTGCCCGATCTCGCCGGCGACGCCGCGCGAGCCGCGCCACAGGCGGCCCTCGAGCACGAGGCCTGCCGCGAGGCCGGTGCCGAGGTTGAGGTAGGCCATGGAGTGCGTCGGCCCCCGGTCGAGGAGGTGGAACGCGCCGAGCGCCGCGGCGTTGACGTCGTTCTCGACGCGCACGCGGCGGCCGAGCCGCCCCTCGAGGCGGGAGCCGAGCTCGAGCCCCTCGAGGCCGAGGTTCACGGCGTGCTGCACGCGCCCCGAGTCGCTGTCGACGGCACCCGGGATGCCGATCCCGATGGAGTCGAAGCGCGCGGCGCCAGCGCCGGCGAGGGCGGCGAGCCGGTCGACCGCCTCGACGGCGGTCTCGAGCACGGCGTCCGCGCCGAAGCCGGTGGGCAGGCGGACCTCGTGTGCGAGCGCGCCGTCCTCGCCGATCGCGACCGCGTCCGTCTTCGTGCCGCCGATGTCGATGCCGACCCTCATGGCCGCGCCCCCGCATCCGCCGCGACGCCGGCGCCGACGCCGGCGCCGGCGCCGAGCCCGAGCATCCCCGCGAGCGCCGAGGCGGCGACCCGCGAGGCCCCGAAGGTCGCGACGTCCGCGAACTCGCGGTCCGGCGACGGCCAGCCCAGGTCGACGACGAGCGTGCCGGGATGCCGCTGCCGCGCCAGGGCGATCAGCTCGCAGACCCAGGGGTGCCGGTGATGGGCCTTGCCGGTCACGAGGAGCGGCCCCGAGCCCTCGGGGAGCGCGTCGCCCTCGCGGACCTCCACGACCGGGTGGCCGGTCGCGGCGAGCCCCCAGGGCGCCGAGCCGACGGCGATGTTGGCGGCGGTCTCGATCGCGACGACGACCGCGTCCGCGGGCAGCGCGGCCGGGTCGACGCCCGGCCGGACGTCGAAGGCGGCGGCGATGCGCGCCTCGTCGAAGCGCGGCTCGGGAGCCTCGGCGTCGAGCTCGCGCGGCACGGTGCCCGCGAGCGACTCGGCGAGGCGCCGGTTCCGGGCCACCGCATCCCCCAGCCGCGCCTCGTCGAGGCGGCCCTCGGCGATCGCGCGCTCGATGCCGTCCGCGATGTCCTCGAGCTGCGGCCCGGTGTTGCGCGTGCCGATGCAGAGCAGGTCGCAGCCGGCCGCGAGCGCGTCGACGGCGGCGCGCGGGATGCCGCGCTCGCCCGACGCGCCCGCCATGTCGAGCGCGTCGGTGACGATGACGCCCTGGAACCCGAGCTCCTCGCGGAGGAGCCCGCCGAGGATCCGAGCCGAGAACGTCGCCGGCCGCTCGGCGTCGAGCTGCGGCAGGAGGATGTGCGAGCTCATGACGGTGCGGGCGCCGGCCGCGATCGCCGAGCGGAAGGGCGGCAGGTCGCGGGCGCGGAGCACCTCGGGCGTCACGTCGACGACGGGCAGCGCGAGGTGCGAGTCGAGCGCGGTGTCGCCGTGCCCGGGGAAGTGCTTCGCCGAGACGGCGACGCCCTCCCGCTCGTGCGCGGCCACCCAGGCGGCGGTGTGGCGGGCGACGAGCTCCGGCTCGTCGCCGAAGCTGCGCACCCCGATGACCGGGTTGTCGGGGTCGGAGTTCACGTCCGCGTCGGGCGCGAGGTTGAGGTTCACGCCGAGCGCCGCGAGCTCGCGCGCGACCGAGCGGCCCACCTCGGCGGTGAGCTCGAGATCGTCGATCCGGCCGAGGATCGCGTTGCCCGGGTAGGGCGAGCCCGTCGCCGCATGGCGTCGCGTCACATCCCCGCCCTCCTCGTCGATCGCGATGAGCGCGTGCGGGTTCGCGGCGCGGATCGCGTCGGTGAGCCGGCGCACCTGCGCGGCGTCGACGATGTTCTCGCCGAAGAGGCACACCCCGCCGAGTCCCCGGCGCAGCAGCGCCTCGAGCCAGTCGGGCAGCTCGGTGCCGGAGAAGCCCGGGAGGAGCACCGCGAGCGCCGGGCGCGCGCCGTTGTCCGTCGGCACGCCCCGTCGCGCGCCGTTGTCCGTCGGCACGCCCCGTCGCGCGCCGTTGCCAAGCCGGCCATTCATCCCTTGACCGCCCCCGACACCATGCCGTTCGCCATGCGCCCCTGCACGACGAGGAAGAACCCGACCACCGGCACCGCGATGAGCGTGGAGGCCGCCATGATGGCTGCCCAGTTCGTCGTCGTGTTGACCTGCTGGAAGCTCTGCAGCCAGATCGGGAGGGTGTGCGCCGAGGCGTTGGACATCGCGACGAGCGCGAACACGAACTCGTTCCAGGCGTGGATGAAGGCGAACACGCCCGTCGCGACGAGTCCGGGTGCGAGCAGCGGGAACGTGATGCGCCAGAAGGCGCCCGTCCGCGAGCACCCGTCGATCATCGCCGCCTCCTCGAGCTCGATCGGGACGCCGTTGACGAAGCCGC
The Homoserinibacter sp. YIM 151385 DNA segment above includes these coding regions:
- a CDS encoding glycoside hydrolase family 3 protein gives rise to the protein MPTDNGARRGVPTDNGARPALAVLLPGFSGTELPDWLEALLRRGLGGVCLFGENIVDAAQVRRLTDAIRAANPHALIAIDEEGGDVTRRHAATGSPYPGNAILGRIDDLELTAEVGRSVARELAALGVNLNLAPDADVNSDPDNPVIGVRSFGDEPELVARHTAAWVAAHEREGVAVSAKHFPGHGDTALDSHLALPVVDVTPEVLRARDLPPFRSAIAAGARTVMSSHILLPQLDAERPATFSARILGGLLREELGFQGVIVTDALDMAGASGERGIPRAAVDALAAGCDLLCIGTRNTGPQLEDIADGIERAIAEGRLDEARLGDAVARNRRLAESLAGTVPRELDAEAPEPRFDEARIAAAFDVRPGVDPAALPADAVVVAIETAANIAVGSAPWGLAATGHPVVEVREGDALPEGSGPLLVTGKAHHRHPWVCELIALARQRHPGTLVVDLGWPSPDREFADVATFGASRVAASALAGMLGLGAGAGVGAGVAADAGARP
- a CDS encoding N-acetylmuramic acid 6-phosphate etherase, encoding MPSGAERELPPTERRLDASRGLDELDAAGILALIGAEDRVALAAVEAVRDELAALVEEAALRVRAGGGVHYVGAGTSGRLAALDAAELRPTYSLEEGIVTAHLAGGEHAILRAVEGAEDDAEAGAALIGTARIGAGDVVVGIAASGRTPYVGGALRAARAAGALAVLVSNDPAAPLAAEADRHVLLDTGPEVVTGSTRMKAGTAQKVLLGAFSTALMVRLGRVHSNLMVAVDASNDKLRARSLRILREATGLGAAAAASALEDASGELRVAIVATLAEVPAGTARGALAGARGSVREAMRTLADAEGDATT
- a CDS encoding glucosamine-6-phosphate deaminase is translated as MAEVVIVRDAEEGGALAASLIASLVRRKPEAVLGLATGSTPLTTWRSLAGAGLDLSRVSGFALDEYLGLPDGHPESYQAVVVREIVEVLGLDPARVRVPGDDGGPLEEAGVRYEAAIREAGGIDLQVLGIGRTAHIGFNEPGSSLASRTRIKTLAEQTRLDNARFFDSVDEVPRHCLTQGLGTILDARHAVLLAWGEAKAEAVAAALEGPVTASVPGSALQLHPEVTAIVDEAAASRLANAAYYRFAWEHRDAVGG
- a CDS encoding ROK family protein, translated to MRVGIDIGGTKTDAVAIGEDGALAHEVRLPTGFGADAVLETAVEAVDRLAALAGAGAARFDSIGIGIPGAVDSDSGRVQHAVNLGLEGLELGSRLEGRLGRRVRVENDVNAAALGAFHLLDRGPTHSMAYLNLGTGLAAGLVLEGRLWRGSRGVAGEIGHIPVDPAGPVCPCGQRGCLELMASGSGIARQWPSDEPRPVVALYRAAEQGDAAAAEVRDRLAANVAAAVRLLVLTVDVDRVVIGGGLTSLGDALLGDVRRVLEGWAADSAFLRMLELPGRVQLVPAGFPAAAVGAALVGVS